The following proteins come from a genomic window of Populus alba chromosome 12, ASM523922v2, whole genome shotgun sequence:
- the LOC118031180 gene encoding uncharacterized protein isoform X1, which produces MASLHQMLSEEGFEHRKFLRSRDRLTRPEESVILPKHICHDQKRFNSPKQKNDTGSTRKGSSIFSSRRVSSDTERLQSKSLLKGEEPAIDVIAIRAVVSILSGYIGRYIKDVSFREMIREKCNSCLVRRSKGSDDGNFVNMEVGMESIEKLVEEKATRKEVKMESLKNSIQLLNIVASLNSKKSRKGSTCGVPNSHLSACAQLYLSIVYKLEKNNMISARHLLYVFCDSPFLARTHLLPDLWEHFLLPHLLHLKVWYHEELEALSDSQHVEKERRMKALSKVYNDQMDMGTIQFALYYNEWLKVGGKAPSVPAVPLPSRPSYATSMRRSSDSYNSRSSINTNFRYRAVFNPTLERQSKDFDSRNRASMDTWSTEEDKVCIDEYKDCSYATNNKTRTTRRPSSKNYVISNHDIWHEPLKSELFRLFSCQSVSSECLGNGNIIVKSNSIRNEETTHLPPIDLSRAISTICSSDSLTECETAIRITAKAWLDSIGSNVIEGALSKAPVIEGLLEVLFASTDDEVLELAISIIAELVVRNEAKRLIVLNSDPQLKIFMKLLKSNSLFLKVAVLLYLLKPKAKQMISIEWVGLVLRVLEFGGQLQTLFTVRCMPEKAAMYFLGQLLTGFDEVRNLENASQVVALGGLSFLVRTFEIGDIIERNHAATLMSCCIGANGSSRNYLAENLNKDSLLQLIVLGIQKKFKGFVFTLLADLLCLSSRRTWIIKFLTGLGNGWGGLNTMHIFLVYLQRASPEERPLVAAVLLQLDLMGDLSQSNLYREEAVEAITESLECHNCSTKVQEQSAKALLMLGGCFSYSGEVLAEEWLLRQAGFHERLRGSFQRKEIVDGNLNEEEDAMEDWQRKVAVVLLNSGGKRFLSALSNSIANGIPILVQSSLFTVAWMRRILLPVRNENSYLTITPRLTESPHYDRALNGRMNPSFSQQHLIKNSESLSMLSTLNKELIDPLRNPL; this is translated from the exons ATGGCTTCCTTACATCAAATGCTCTCCGAGGAAGGATTTGAGCACAGAAAGTTCTTGAGAAGTAGAGACAGATTAACTAGACCAGAAGAGTCTGTAATATTGCCAAAACATATATGCCACGACCAAAAGAGGTTCAACTCTCCTAAGCAAAAGAACGATACGGGTTCCACGCGAAAAGGGTCGTCGATATTTTCGTCGAGGAGAGTGAGTTCGGATACGGAGAGGTTGCAGTCTAAGTCCTTGTTGAAGGGAGAGGAACCTGCAATTGATGTAATAGCTATTAGAGCAGTGGTATCTATACTTAGTGGTTATATAGGCAGGTACATAAAAGATGTGAGTTTTAGGGAGATGATTAGAGAGAAGTGCAACTCTTGCTTGGTGAGAAGAAGCAAGGGTTCGGATGATGGTAATTTTGTGAATATGGAAGTGGGAATGGAAAGCATTGAGAAGTTGGTTGAAGAGAAAGCAACGAGGAAGGAAGTGAAGATGGAGTCGTTGAAAAATTCAATTCAGCTTTTGAACATTGTTGCTTCATTGAATTCTAAGAAATCAAGGAAGGGTTCAACTTGTGGTGTACCCAATTCACATCTCTCAGCTTGTGCTCAATTGTACTTGTCAATTGTTTACAAGCTGGAGAAGAATAACATGATATCTGCTAGGCATCTACTTTATGTTTTCTGCGATTCGCCATTTCTAGCAAGGACTCACTTGCTTCCTGATCTTTGGGAGCATTTCCTTCTTCCCCATCTACTTCATCTTAAGGTTTGGTACCATGAGGAGCTTGAGGCTCTCTCGGACTCCCAGCATGTTGAGAAGGAAAGACGGATGAAAGCATTGAGCAAGGTCTATAATGACCAGATGGATATGGGAACCATCCAGTTTGCTCTGTACTATAACGAGTGGCTCAAGGTTGGGGGTAAAGCTCCTTCTGTTCCTGCTGTCCCTTTGCCATCCAGACCAAGTTATGCAACATCAATGAGGAGATCATCAGATTCTTATAACTCGCGTTCCTCCATCAACACAAACTT CAGATACCGAGCTGTGTTTAACCCCACGCTAGAGCGCCAATCGAAGGACTTCGATTCTCGAAATAGAGCTTCAATGGATACATGGAGCACAGAGGAAGATAAAGTGTGCATAGATGAATACAAAGATTGCAGTTATGCTACT AATAATAAGACGAGGACTACTCGAAGGCCATCAagtaaaaattatgttatttcgAATCATGATATATGGCATGAGCCGCTGAAATCAGAACTCTTTAGGCTTTTTTCATGTCAAAGTGTGTCATCAGAATGCCTAGGGAATGGCAACATCATAGTCAAGAGTAATTCAATCAGGAATGAAGAGACAACCCATCTTCCTCCTATTGATCTAAGTAGAGCCATTAGCACTATTTGCTCCTCAGATAGTCTGACTGAGTGTGAAACTGCAATCCGTATCACTGCCAAAGCCTGGTTGGACTCCATTGGCAGTAATGTAATTGAAGGTGCTTTATCCAAAGCACCTGTGATTGAAGGATTGCTTGAGGTCTTGTTTGCTTCTACTGATGACGAAGTTCTAGAGCTGGCGATATCTATTATCGCAGAGCTCGTAGTAAGAAATGAAGCAAAGAGGTTAATAGTACTGAACTCTGATCCACAGCTCAAGATCTTCATGAAACTCTTAAAAAGTAACAGTTTGTTTCTTAAAGTTGCGGTTCTGCTTTACCTATTGAAGCCGAAGGCAAAACAGATGATATCTATAGAGTGGGTAGGACTAGTCCTACGAGTTTTAGAGTTTGGAGGCCAGCTGCAGACCCTATTCACCGTACGGTGCATGCCTGAAAAGGCAGCAATGTACTTCTTAGGCCAACTTCTAACAGGTTTTGATGAAGTTAGGAACTTAGAGAATGCTAGTCAAGTTGTTGCCCTGGGAGGATTGAGCTTCTTGGTGAGGACCTTTGAAATAGGAGACATTATTGAGAGAAATCATGCTGCTACACTCATGTCATGTTGCATTGGAGCTAATGGGAGCTCTCGGAACTACCTAGCTGAGAATTTGAACAAAGATTCTCTCCTTCAGCTCATTGTTCTCGGAATTCAGAAGAAATTTAAAGGATTTGTGTTCACTTTACTAGCCGATCTACTGTGCCTGAGTAG CAGACGAACGTGGATCATCAAATTCTTAACTGGACTCGGTAATGGATGGGGTGGCTTGAACACCATGCACATCTTTCTAGTCTATCTCCAGAGAGCTTCACCTGAAGAACGTCCGCTGGTTGCAGCAGTTCTCTTACAGCTTGATCTTATG GGAGATCTTTCGCAGTCCAATTTATATAGGGAAGAAGCAGTTGAGGCAATCACAGAATCTTTAGAGTGTCATAATTGTAGCACCAAGGTTCAAGAACAATCGGCGAAAGCTCTCTTGATGTTGGGAGGCTGCTTTTCATACTCTGGAGAGGTATTAGCAGAAGAATGGCTTTTACGACAAGCAGGTTTCCACGAGAGATTACGGGGATCATTTCAACGCAAGGAGATAGTTGATGGGAACTTG AATGAAGAGGAAGATGCAATGGAAGATTGGCAAAGGAAAGTAGCAGTAGTTTTGCTCAACAGTGGCGGAAAGAGGTTTTTGTCTGCCCTTTCCAATTCCATTGCCAATGGCATCCCGATTTTAGTACAATCAAGCCTCTTCACTGTTGCATGGATGAGAAGAATCCTGCTTCCAGTCAGAAATGAAAATTCATACTTAACAATAACTCCGCGGCTTACAGAATCACCACATTATGACAGAGCTCTTAATGGAAGAATGAATCCATCTTTTTCACAGCAACATCTCATAAAAAATTCAG AATCTCTCTCTATGCTTTCAACATTGAATAAAGAGTTGATAGATCCTCTTCGAAATCCTTTATGA
- the LOC118031180 gene encoding uncharacterized protein isoform X2, producing MASLHQMLSEEGFEHRKFLRSRDRLTRPEESVILPKHICHDQKRFNSPKQKNDTGSTRKGSSIFSSRRVSSDTERLQSKSLLKGEEPAIDVIAIRAVVSILSGYIGRYIKDVSFREMIREKCNSCLVRRSKGSDDGNFVNMEVGMESIEKLVEEKATRKEVKMESLKNSIQLLNIVASLNSKKSRKGSTCGVPNSHLSACAQLYLSIVYKLEKNNMISARHLLYVFCDSPFLARTHLLPDLWEHFLLPHLLHLKVWYHEELEALSDSQHVEKERRMKALSKVYNDQMDMGTIQFALYYNEWLKVGGKAPSVPAVPLPSRPSYATSMRRSSDSYNSRSSINTNFRYRAVFNPTLERQSKDFDSRNRASMDTWSTEEDKVCIDEYKDCSYATNNKTRTTRRPSSKNYVISNHDIWHEPLKSELFRLFSCQSVSSECLGNGNIIVKSNSIRNEETTHLPPIDLSRAISTICSSDSLTECETAIRITAKAWLDSIGSNVIEGALSKAPVIEGLLEVLFASTDDEVLELAISIIAELVVRNEAKRLIVLNSDPQLKIFMKLLKSNSLFLKVAVLLYLLKPKAKQMISIEWVGLVLRVLEFGGQLQTLFTVRCMPEKAAMYFLGQLLTGFDEVRNLENASQVVALGGLSFLVRTFEIGDIIERNHAATLMSCCIGANGSSRNYLAENLNKDSLLQLIVLGIQKKFKGFVFTLLADLLCLSRRTWIIKFLTGLGNGWGGLNTMHIFLVYLQRASPEERPLVAAVLLQLDLMGDLSQSNLYREEAVEAITESLECHNCSTKVQEQSAKALLMLGGCFSYSGEVLAEEWLLRQAGFHERLRGSFQRKEIVDGNLNEEEDAMEDWQRKVAVVLLNSGGKRFLSALSNSIANGIPILVQSSLFTVAWMRRILLPVRNENSYLTITPRLTESPHYDRALNGRMNPSFSQQHLIKNSESLSMLSTLNKELIDPLRNPL from the exons ATGGCTTCCTTACATCAAATGCTCTCCGAGGAAGGATTTGAGCACAGAAAGTTCTTGAGAAGTAGAGACAGATTAACTAGACCAGAAGAGTCTGTAATATTGCCAAAACATATATGCCACGACCAAAAGAGGTTCAACTCTCCTAAGCAAAAGAACGATACGGGTTCCACGCGAAAAGGGTCGTCGATATTTTCGTCGAGGAGAGTGAGTTCGGATACGGAGAGGTTGCAGTCTAAGTCCTTGTTGAAGGGAGAGGAACCTGCAATTGATGTAATAGCTATTAGAGCAGTGGTATCTATACTTAGTGGTTATATAGGCAGGTACATAAAAGATGTGAGTTTTAGGGAGATGATTAGAGAGAAGTGCAACTCTTGCTTGGTGAGAAGAAGCAAGGGTTCGGATGATGGTAATTTTGTGAATATGGAAGTGGGAATGGAAAGCATTGAGAAGTTGGTTGAAGAGAAAGCAACGAGGAAGGAAGTGAAGATGGAGTCGTTGAAAAATTCAATTCAGCTTTTGAACATTGTTGCTTCATTGAATTCTAAGAAATCAAGGAAGGGTTCAACTTGTGGTGTACCCAATTCACATCTCTCAGCTTGTGCTCAATTGTACTTGTCAATTGTTTACAAGCTGGAGAAGAATAACATGATATCTGCTAGGCATCTACTTTATGTTTTCTGCGATTCGCCATTTCTAGCAAGGACTCACTTGCTTCCTGATCTTTGGGAGCATTTCCTTCTTCCCCATCTACTTCATCTTAAGGTTTGGTACCATGAGGAGCTTGAGGCTCTCTCGGACTCCCAGCATGTTGAGAAGGAAAGACGGATGAAAGCATTGAGCAAGGTCTATAATGACCAGATGGATATGGGAACCATCCAGTTTGCTCTGTACTATAACGAGTGGCTCAAGGTTGGGGGTAAAGCTCCTTCTGTTCCTGCTGTCCCTTTGCCATCCAGACCAAGTTATGCAACATCAATGAGGAGATCATCAGATTCTTATAACTCGCGTTCCTCCATCAACACAAACTT CAGATACCGAGCTGTGTTTAACCCCACGCTAGAGCGCCAATCGAAGGACTTCGATTCTCGAAATAGAGCTTCAATGGATACATGGAGCACAGAGGAAGATAAAGTGTGCATAGATGAATACAAAGATTGCAGTTATGCTACT AATAATAAGACGAGGACTACTCGAAGGCCATCAagtaaaaattatgttatttcgAATCATGATATATGGCATGAGCCGCTGAAATCAGAACTCTTTAGGCTTTTTTCATGTCAAAGTGTGTCATCAGAATGCCTAGGGAATGGCAACATCATAGTCAAGAGTAATTCAATCAGGAATGAAGAGACAACCCATCTTCCTCCTATTGATCTAAGTAGAGCCATTAGCACTATTTGCTCCTCAGATAGTCTGACTGAGTGTGAAACTGCAATCCGTATCACTGCCAAAGCCTGGTTGGACTCCATTGGCAGTAATGTAATTGAAGGTGCTTTATCCAAAGCACCTGTGATTGAAGGATTGCTTGAGGTCTTGTTTGCTTCTACTGATGACGAAGTTCTAGAGCTGGCGATATCTATTATCGCAGAGCTCGTAGTAAGAAATGAAGCAAAGAGGTTAATAGTACTGAACTCTGATCCACAGCTCAAGATCTTCATGAAACTCTTAAAAAGTAACAGTTTGTTTCTTAAAGTTGCGGTTCTGCTTTACCTATTGAAGCCGAAGGCAAAACAGATGATATCTATAGAGTGGGTAGGACTAGTCCTACGAGTTTTAGAGTTTGGAGGCCAGCTGCAGACCCTATTCACCGTACGGTGCATGCCTGAAAAGGCAGCAATGTACTTCTTAGGCCAACTTCTAACAGGTTTTGATGAAGTTAGGAACTTAGAGAATGCTAGTCAAGTTGTTGCCCTGGGAGGATTGAGCTTCTTGGTGAGGACCTTTGAAATAGGAGACATTATTGAGAGAAATCATGCTGCTACACTCATGTCATGTTGCATTGGAGCTAATGGGAGCTCTCGGAACTACCTAGCTGAGAATTTGAACAAAGATTCTCTCCTTCAGCTCATTGTTCTCGGAATTCAGAAGAAATTTAAAGGATTTGTGTTCACTTTACTAGCCGATCTACTGTGCCTGAGTAG ACGAACGTGGATCATCAAATTCTTAACTGGACTCGGTAATGGATGGGGTGGCTTGAACACCATGCACATCTTTCTAGTCTATCTCCAGAGAGCTTCACCTGAAGAACGTCCGCTGGTTGCAGCAGTTCTCTTACAGCTTGATCTTATG GGAGATCTTTCGCAGTCCAATTTATATAGGGAAGAAGCAGTTGAGGCAATCACAGAATCTTTAGAGTGTCATAATTGTAGCACCAAGGTTCAAGAACAATCGGCGAAAGCTCTCTTGATGTTGGGAGGCTGCTTTTCATACTCTGGAGAGGTATTAGCAGAAGAATGGCTTTTACGACAAGCAGGTTTCCACGAGAGATTACGGGGATCATTTCAACGCAAGGAGATAGTTGATGGGAACTTG AATGAAGAGGAAGATGCAATGGAAGATTGGCAAAGGAAAGTAGCAGTAGTTTTGCTCAACAGTGGCGGAAAGAGGTTTTTGTCTGCCCTTTCCAATTCCATTGCCAATGGCATCCCGATTTTAGTACAATCAAGCCTCTTCACTGTTGCATGGATGAGAAGAATCCTGCTTCCAGTCAGAAATGAAAATTCATACTTAACAATAACTCCGCGGCTTACAGAATCACCACATTATGACAGAGCTCTTAATGGAAGAATGAATCCATCTTTTTCACAGCAACATCTCATAAAAAATTCAG AATCTCTCTCTATGCTTTCAACATTGAATAAAGAGTTGATAGATCCTCTTCGAAATCCTTTATGA
- the LOC118031180 gene encoding uncharacterized protein isoform X3, which yields MASLHQMLSEEGFEHRKFLRSRDRLTRPEESVILPKHICHDQKRFNSPKQKNDTGSTRKGSSIFSSRRVSSDTERLQSKSLLKGEEPAIDVIAIRAVVSILSGYIGRYIKDVSFREMIREKCNSCLVRRSKGSDDGNFVNMEVGMESIEKLVEEKATRKEVKMESLKNSIQLLNIVASLNSKKSRKGSTCGVPNSHLSACAQLYLSIVYKLEKNNMISARHLLYVFCDSPFLARTHLLPDLWEHFLLPHLLHLKVWYHEELEALSDSQHVEKERRMKALSKVYNDQMDMGTIQFALYYNEWLKVGGKAPSVPAVPLPSRPSYATSMRRSSDSYNSRSSINTNLYRAVFNPTLERQSKDFDSRNRASMDTWSTEEDKVCIDEYKDCSYATNNKTRTTRRPSSKNYVISNHDIWHEPLKSELFRLFSCQSVSSECLGNGNIIVKSNSIRNEETTHLPPIDLSRAISTICSSDSLTECETAIRITAKAWLDSIGSNVIEGALSKAPVIEGLLEVLFASTDDEVLELAISIIAELVVRNEAKRLIVLNSDPQLKIFMKLLKSNSLFLKVAVLLYLLKPKAKQMISIEWVGLVLRVLEFGGQLQTLFTVRCMPEKAAMYFLGQLLTGFDEVRNLENASQVVALGGLSFLVRTFEIGDIIERNHAATLMSCCIGANGSSRNYLAENLNKDSLLQLIVLGIQKKFKGFVFTLLADLLCLSSRRTWIIKFLTGLGNGWGGLNTMHIFLVYLQRASPEERPLVAAVLLQLDLMGDLSQSNLYREEAVEAITESLECHNCSTKVQEQSAKALLMLGGCFSYSGEVLAEEWLLRQAGFHERLRGSFQRKEIVDGNLNEEEDAMEDWQRKVAVVLLNSGGKRFLSALSNSIANGIPILVQSSLFTVAWMRRILLPVRNENSYLTITPRLTESPHYDRALNGRMNPSFSQQHLIKNSESLSMLSTLNKELIDPLRNPL from the exons ATGGCTTCCTTACATCAAATGCTCTCCGAGGAAGGATTTGAGCACAGAAAGTTCTTGAGAAGTAGAGACAGATTAACTAGACCAGAAGAGTCTGTAATATTGCCAAAACATATATGCCACGACCAAAAGAGGTTCAACTCTCCTAAGCAAAAGAACGATACGGGTTCCACGCGAAAAGGGTCGTCGATATTTTCGTCGAGGAGAGTGAGTTCGGATACGGAGAGGTTGCAGTCTAAGTCCTTGTTGAAGGGAGAGGAACCTGCAATTGATGTAATAGCTATTAGAGCAGTGGTATCTATACTTAGTGGTTATATAGGCAGGTACATAAAAGATGTGAGTTTTAGGGAGATGATTAGAGAGAAGTGCAACTCTTGCTTGGTGAGAAGAAGCAAGGGTTCGGATGATGGTAATTTTGTGAATATGGAAGTGGGAATGGAAAGCATTGAGAAGTTGGTTGAAGAGAAAGCAACGAGGAAGGAAGTGAAGATGGAGTCGTTGAAAAATTCAATTCAGCTTTTGAACATTGTTGCTTCATTGAATTCTAAGAAATCAAGGAAGGGTTCAACTTGTGGTGTACCCAATTCACATCTCTCAGCTTGTGCTCAATTGTACTTGTCAATTGTTTACAAGCTGGAGAAGAATAACATGATATCTGCTAGGCATCTACTTTATGTTTTCTGCGATTCGCCATTTCTAGCAAGGACTCACTTGCTTCCTGATCTTTGGGAGCATTTCCTTCTTCCCCATCTACTTCATCTTAAGGTTTGGTACCATGAGGAGCTTGAGGCTCTCTCGGACTCCCAGCATGTTGAGAAGGAAAGACGGATGAAAGCATTGAGCAAGGTCTATAATGACCAGATGGATATGGGAACCATCCAGTTTGCTCTGTACTATAACGAGTGGCTCAAGGTTGGGGGTAAAGCTCCTTCTGTTCCTGCTGTCCCTTTGCCATCCAGACCAAGTTATGCAACATCAATGAGGAGATCATCAGATTCTTATAACTCGCGTTCCTCCATCAACACAAACTT ATACCGAGCTGTGTTTAACCCCACGCTAGAGCGCCAATCGAAGGACTTCGATTCTCGAAATAGAGCTTCAATGGATACATGGAGCACAGAGGAAGATAAAGTGTGCATAGATGAATACAAAGATTGCAGTTATGCTACT AATAATAAGACGAGGACTACTCGAAGGCCATCAagtaaaaattatgttatttcgAATCATGATATATGGCATGAGCCGCTGAAATCAGAACTCTTTAGGCTTTTTTCATGTCAAAGTGTGTCATCAGAATGCCTAGGGAATGGCAACATCATAGTCAAGAGTAATTCAATCAGGAATGAAGAGACAACCCATCTTCCTCCTATTGATCTAAGTAGAGCCATTAGCACTATTTGCTCCTCAGATAGTCTGACTGAGTGTGAAACTGCAATCCGTATCACTGCCAAAGCCTGGTTGGACTCCATTGGCAGTAATGTAATTGAAGGTGCTTTATCCAAAGCACCTGTGATTGAAGGATTGCTTGAGGTCTTGTTTGCTTCTACTGATGACGAAGTTCTAGAGCTGGCGATATCTATTATCGCAGAGCTCGTAGTAAGAAATGAAGCAAAGAGGTTAATAGTACTGAACTCTGATCCACAGCTCAAGATCTTCATGAAACTCTTAAAAAGTAACAGTTTGTTTCTTAAAGTTGCGGTTCTGCTTTACCTATTGAAGCCGAAGGCAAAACAGATGATATCTATAGAGTGGGTAGGACTAGTCCTACGAGTTTTAGAGTTTGGAGGCCAGCTGCAGACCCTATTCACCGTACGGTGCATGCCTGAAAAGGCAGCAATGTACTTCTTAGGCCAACTTCTAACAGGTTTTGATGAAGTTAGGAACTTAGAGAATGCTAGTCAAGTTGTTGCCCTGGGAGGATTGAGCTTCTTGGTGAGGACCTTTGAAATAGGAGACATTATTGAGAGAAATCATGCTGCTACACTCATGTCATGTTGCATTGGAGCTAATGGGAGCTCTCGGAACTACCTAGCTGAGAATTTGAACAAAGATTCTCTCCTTCAGCTCATTGTTCTCGGAATTCAGAAGAAATTTAAAGGATTTGTGTTCACTTTACTAGCCGATCTACTGTGCCTGAGTAG CAGACGAACGTGGATCATCAAATTCTTAACTGGACTCGGTAATGGATGGGGTGGCTTGAACACCATGCACATCTTTCTAGTCTATCTCCAGAGAGCTTCACCTGAAGAACGTCCGCTGGTTGCAGCAGTTCTCTTACAGCTTGATCTTATG GGAGATCTTTCGCAGTCCAATTTATATAGGGAAGAAGCAGTTGAGGCAATCACAGAATCTTTAGAGTGTCATAATTGTAGCACCAAGGTTCAAGAACAATCGGCGAAAGCTCTCTTGATGTTGGGAGGCTGCTTTTCATACTCTGGAGAGGTATTAGCAGAAGAATGGCTTTTACGACAAGCAGGTTTCCACGAGAGATTACGGGGATCATTTCAACGCAAGGAGATAGTTGATGGGAACTTG AATGAAGAGGAAGATGCAATGGAAGATTGGCAAAGGAAAGTAGCAGTAGTTTTGCTCAACAGTGGCGGAAAGAGGTTTTTGTCTGCCCTTTCCAATTCCATTGCCAATGGCATCCCGATTTTAGTACAATCAAGCCTCTTCACTGTTGCATGGATGAGAAGAATCCTGCTTCCAGTCAGAAATGAAAATTCATACTTAACAATAACTCCGCGGCTTACAGAATCACCACATTATGACAGAGCTCTTAATGGAAGAATGAATCCATCTTTTTCACAGCAACATCTCATAAAAAATTCAG AATCTCTCTCTATGCTTTCAACATTGAATAAAGAGTTGATAGATCCTCTTCGAAATCCTTTATGA